In the Kaistella sp. 97-N-M2 genome, one interval contains:
- a CDS encoding FAD-dependent oxidoreductase, translating into MKRDGQNKSLWQNVEMSVPKENSGNKIDVIIAGAGITGLTAAYLLQKAGKNCLVIEAENIGFGTTGGTTAHINTFYDAQYDLVMDNFGEEKAHLLAQTGPEVISKIKSIIAEHQIDCGFEERDSYVFSVDKEQTKQLDKMYEATKKVGIPTQKVESNPFPIPFDSIIKIEGQAQFHPTKYIKALSEEFLKMGGTILQGEKVTDIAEKGASVSATTDRSTYEASDFIWATHVVPNMNRMNFLAAPYRSYVLAFTLLSGEYPQAQAEDMSEPYHYYRTQEIDGKQYVIAGGEDHKTGHQDDPESCFAALEEYVRQFFDVEEITHRWSSQFYTPTDLLPFIGKSPGDQHIYWATGFDGNGMTFGTLSAMMIFDLIITGQNKYEKLFDPSRLNVTAGITDVLKENADAVFHLITDKFTAQKIKNLAEIENGTGKTVSLDGKTMSVYRDDEGQLFAVKSACTHMGGNVDWNDTEKSWDCPCHGARFDIHGNVLNGPATKPLEKITITDTL; encoded by the coding sequence ATGAAAAGAGACGGTCAAAATAAAAGTTTGTGGCAAAATGTTGAAATGTCGGTTCCCAAAGAAAATTCCGGGAATAAAATTGATGTGATTATCGCCGGCGCCGGCATTACGGGTCTTACCGCCGCATATTTGCTGCAAAAAGCCGGTAAAAACTGCCTTGTCATCGAAGCTGAAAATATCGGTTTTGGCACAACGGGCGGCACCACCGCGCACATCAATACATTCTACGATGCGCAGTACGATCTGGTTATGGATAATTTCGGTGAAGAAAAAGCCCATCTTTTAGCGCAGACCGGCCCCGAAGTCATCAGTAAAATAAAATCGATCATCGCCGAGCATCAAATAGATTGCGGTTTTGAAGAGCGTGATTCCTACGTTTTTTCCGTAGATAAAGAGCAAACCAAACAACTCGACAAAATGTACGAGGCCACCAAAAAAGTTGGCATTCCTACGCAAAAAGTGGAGTCCAATCCGTTTCCTATTCCGTTCGATTCGATTATTAAAATTGAAGGTCAGGCGCAATTTCATCCCACAAAATACATTAAGGCGCTGAGCGAAGAGTTTTTGAAAATGGGCGGTACGATTCTGCAGGGAGAAAAAGTTACTGATATTGCCGAAAAAGGCGCCTCCGTTTCCGCAACCACGGACCGGTCTACATATGAAGCTTCAGATTTTATCTGGGCAACGCATGTGGTGCCGAACATGAACCGCATGAACTTTCTTGCCGCGCCGTACAGAAGTTATGTTCTGGCTTTCACGCTGCTCTCCGGCGAATATCCGCAGGCGCAGGCAGAAGATATGAGCGAACCTTACCATTATTACAGAACGCAGGAAATCGACGGAAAACAATATGTTATTGCGGGCGGCGAAGACCATAAAACTGGACATCAGGACGACCCCGAATCCTGTTTTGCCGCGTTGGAAGAATATGTGCGCCAATTTTTCGATGTTGAAGAAATTACGCACCGCTGGTCTTCTCAGTTTTACACGCCAACGGATCTGCTGCCCTTTATCGGAAAAAGTCCCGGCGACCAGCATATTTACTGGGCCACGGGTTTTGACGGCAATGGAATGACGTTCGGAACGCTTTCGGCAATGATGATTTTTGACCTCATCATAACGGGTCAAAACAAATACGAAAAACTTTTCGATCCTTCCCGACTGAATGTAACTGCCGGAATTACCGATGTCTTAAAGGAAAATGCGGATGCGGTCTTTCACTTAATTACAGATAAATTTACGGCGCAGAAAATTAAAAATTTAGCGGAAATTGAAAATGGTACAGGTAAAACGGTTTCTCTTGACGGCAAAACCATGTCGGTTTACCGCGATGATGAAGGGCAGCTGTTCGCGGTAAAAAGCGCCTGCACGCACATGGGCGGTAATGTAGACTGGAATGATACGGAGAAATCCTGGGATTGTCCGTGTCACGGTGCGCGTTTCGATATTCATGGAAACGTGCTAAATGGACCGGCGACGAAACCATTAGAAAAAATAACAATTACCGATACCTTATAA
- the rho gene encoding transcription termination factor Rho, translated as MFNIETLQSKSDADLAKITKDLGVKLAKTSTENDKIFAILDFQASNTRAAKDYFNATETPMNKEEAPAPAVKKPAKKTAPKKKAEKTAEAAAEVPAETENATAMIEEANAETVNQDETLKKTDETKTNRPEQQRKKRQRTSSSQENAAPQNTEQASAPAAESATEQPASDSGPQNTRPAPNSTETRNSETRNSTENKNVREKQNGNDNQRNNGNPNSHGNQNPNGNTSQNVNQTKPQHKNPNQNKNPNQNKNQNNDQQEEQSRKEFNFDGLVTIEGVLEILPDNYGFLRSSDFSYISSPDDVYVSTNQIRNYALKTGDTVKGIVRLPKEGEKYFSLLKPTEVNGRDMEFIKDRVSFEFLTPLFPEEKFNLTGKNSTLSTRIVDLFTPIGKGQRAMIVAQPKTGKTMLLKDIANSISANHPEAYMMILLIDERPEEVTDMERSVNAEVIASTFDEPADKHVKVANLVLSKAQRMVECGHDVVILLDSLTRLARAYNTVTPASGKILSGGVDANALHKPKRFFGAARNIEGGGSLTIIATALIDTGSKMDEVIFEEFKGTGNMELQLDRKIANKRIYPAIDLTSSSTRRDDLLLDETTQQRMWILRKYLADMNPVEAMEFVNKSMKSTLNNEEFLMSMNR; from the coding sequence ATGTTCAATATCGAAACGTTACAGTCGAAATCCGATGCGGACTTGGCTAAAATCACCAAAGATTTGGGCGTTAAACTTGCTAAAACCAGCACAGAAAACGACAAAATTTTTGCAATCCTTGATTTTCAGGCCTCTAATACCAGAGCTGCAAAAGATTACTTCAACGCCACCGAAACTCCTATGAATAAAGAAGAAGCTCCTGCTCCTGCCGTAAAAAAGCCGGCGAAAAAAACTGCACCGAAAAAGAAAGCCGAGAAAACGGCTGAGGCTGCAGCGGAAGTTCCTGCGGAAACGGAAAACGCAACGGCGATGATTGAGGAAGCAAATGCAGAAACCGTTAATCAAGACGAAACTCTTAAGAAAACGGACGAAACCAAAACGAACCGTCCCGAACAGCAAAGGAAAAAAAGACAGCGCACCTCTTCCTCCCAAGAAAATGCAGCGCCCCAAAATACAGAGCAGGCATCTGCCCCAGCGGCCGAATCTGCCACAGAGCAGCCGGCATCAGATTCAGGTCCGCAAAATACCAGACCGGCCCCAAATTCTACGGAGACCCGCAATTCCGAGACCCGCAATTCCACCGAAAACAAAAATGTCCGCGAAAAGCAAAACGGAAACGACAATCAGCGCAACAACGGCAATCCGAATTCACACGGAAATCAAAACCCGAACGGCAACACCAGCCAAAATGTAAATCAAACAAAGCCGCAGCACAAAAATCCGAACCAAAACAAAAATCCGAACCAGAATAAAAACCAAAACAACGACCAGCAGGAAGAGCAGTCCCGAAAAGAATTTAATTTCGACGGATTGGTAACTATTGAAGGCGTTTTGGAGATTTTGCCGGACAACTACGGATTTCTTCGCTCCTCCGATTTCTCTTATATTTCTTCGCCAGACGACGTTTATGTTTCAACAAATCAAATCCGTAACTACGCCTTAAAAACGGGCGATACCGTAAAAGGAATTGTGCGTTTGCCGAAAGAAGGCGAAAAATATTTTTCTTTGCTGAAGCCGACAGAAGTCAATGGCCGCGATATGGAATTCATTAAGGACAGGGTTTCTTTTGAATTTTTAACGCCTTTGTTCCCGGAGGAAAAATTTAATCTGACCGGAAAAAACTCGACGCTTTCCACAAGAATTGTCGATCTGTTTACGCCGATTGGTAAAGGTCAGCGTGCCATGATCGTCGCACAGCCGAAAACGGGTAAAACCATGTTGCTGAAAGATATTGCAAACTCAATTTCTGCCAACCATCCGGAAGCTTACATGATGATTTTGCTCATCGACGAAAGACCGGAAGAGGTAACCGATATGGAACGCAGCGTTAATGCCGAAGTAATCGCGTCGACGTTTGATGAGCCTGCGGACAAACACGTAAAAGTGGCGAATCTGGTGCTTTCGAAAGCGCAGAGAATGGTCGAATGTGGCCACGATGTGGTGATTTTGCTCGATTCCTTAACACGTTTGGCGAGAGCTTACAACACCGTAACACCCGCGTCAGGGAAAATTCTTTCCGGTGGGGTGGATGCGAATGCTTTGCACAAACCGAAAAGATTTTTCGGAGCGGCCCGAAATATTGAAGGCGGCGGTTCTTTAACCATCATCGCGACGGCGCTCATCGATACAGGTTCCAAAATGGACGAAGTAATTTTCGAAGAATTTAAAGGAACCGGAAATATGGAACTGCAGTTGGACCGAAAAATTGCGAACAAGCGAATTTATCCGGCGATTGATTTAACTTCTTCCAGTACAAGACGAGACGATTTGCTTCTGGATGAGACTACGCAACAGAGAATGTGGATCTTACGGAAATATTTGGCAGACATGAATCCCGTGGAAGCCATGGAATTTGTGAACAAGAGCATGAAAAGCACTTTAAACAACGAAGAGTTTTTGATGTCGATGAACAGATAA